One part of the Hydrogenobacter sp. T-2 genome encodes these proteins:
- a CDS encoding glycosyltransferase, with the protein MKLVDITPYFHSKSGGIRRYLLEKSKYMQKKGIEHVLIIPGKERRTYHINSTKVYELPSFPLPLTGGYRFFSSFAEIREILKIEEPDVVELGGTYQPINHLKSDNYLLSVFYHSDIRTDLSLLPAPERLKRVLLEHTIRKKLAKADLIITPSRVQEEFLMACGLENIITVNLGVDTEVFNPSKRDPYFEKALGIYAGRFKLIYAGRLSPEKNLDLLLEVFQHLDPTLFHLVVVGDGPLRKRVERLSQKLPNLTYLGYLQREEDLAKVYASCDIFVSTSTGETYGLAFLEAQACGCLLVAYDMGLETQPFKEFLVKELTLEAFYHAIVRACNEVSLVNKEKVSSFVLSNFSWNATFEKLLDVYQGVLV; encoded by the coding sequence ATGAAACTTGTTGACATAACCCCATACTTTCATAGCAAAAGCGGAGGTATAAGGAGATACCTTCTTGAAAAAAGCAAGTATATGCAGAAAAAGGGTATAGAGCATGTGCTTATAATACCCGGAAAGGAAAGAAGAACATACCATATTAACTCCACCAAGGTCTACGAGCTTCCCTCCTTTCCTCTGCCTTTAACAGGTGGTTATAGGTTCTTCTCCTCCTTTGCGGAGATAAGGGAAATACTGAAAATAGAGGAGCCTGATGTAGTAGAGCTGGGTGGCACCTATCAACCCATAAATCATTTAAAGTCTGACAACTATCTACTAAGCGTCTTTTACCATTCTGACATAAGGACGGACCTTTCGCTTTTGCCCGCTCCAGAAAGGCTCAAAAGGGTGCTTTTGGAGCATACCATAAGAAAAAAGCTCGCAAAGGCAGACCTTATAATAACCCCCTCAAGGGTGCAGGAGGAGTTTTTAATGGCCTGCGGTCTTGAAAACATAATCACTGTAAACCTCGGAGTGGATACGGAGGTCTTTAACCCCTCTAAAAGAGACCCATACTTTGAAAAAGCCCTTGGCATATATGCTGGTAGATTTAAGCTAATATACGCTGGTAGGCTCTCGCCAGAGAAAAACTTAGACCTTCTCTTAGAAGTCTTTCAACACCTTGACCCTACCCTTTTCCATCTTGTGGTGGTAGGAGACGGTCCTCTAAGGAAAAGAGTAGAAAGGCTATCTCAGAAACTTCCTAACCTCACCTATCTTGGATACCTCCAAAGAGAAGAGGATTTGGCAAAAGTTTATGCAAGCTGTGATATCTTTGTGAGCACCTCTACAGGAGAAACCTACGGGCTTGCCTTTCTTGAAGCTCAGGCTTGTGGTTGTCTGCTGGTTGCCTATGATATGGGTCTTGAAACACAACCTTTTAAGGAGTTTTTGGTAAAAGAGCTCACTTTGGAAGCCTTCTACCACGCCATAGTCCGTGCCTGCAACGAGGTGAGTCTGGTTAACAAAGAAAAGGTCAGCTCCTTTGTGCTTAGTAATTTCTCTTGGAATGCTACTTTTGAAAAACTTCTTGATGTTTACCAAGGAGTCCTTGTTTAA
- the thrB gene encoding homoserine kinase — protein MLRLLVPASTSNFGSGFDAFGLALSLYNEFYIEPSKVYTIDIEGEGVSLPKDESNLFVRVYKRVCEVFALEEKPFKLRQVNRVPTARGLGSSATAIVGGILACESLHGISLSLEEKLRVAFEFEPHPDNLLPAFLGGFVVCASSEEGVRFLRLDFPEELKVVVCVPDFELSTQRAREVLRKEVSLKDAVFNLQRSALFVGAILTRSFELLKEAVKDKLHQPYRSELIPGFWKVLQKAYEAGALAVFLSGAGPSVASLCIDEAEKVGSAMVQAFKEEGINSRYITLRASKEGARCESFNP, from the coding sequence ATGCTACGCCTTCTTGTCCCTGCAAGCACCAGCAACTTTGGTTCTGGTTTTGATGCCTTTGGTCTTGCCCTCAGCCTATACAACGAGTTCTATATAGAGCCTTCTAAGGTATATACGATAGATATAGAGGGTGAGGGTGTAAGTCTGCCAAAAGACGAGAGCAATCTGTTTGTAAGAGTTTACAAAAGAGTCTGTGAGGTGTTTGCTCTTGAGGAAAAGCCTTTTAAACTCAGGCAGGTAAACCGAGTCCCTACCGCAAGAGGGCTTGGCTCTTCTGCCACTGCCATAGTGGGTGGCATCTTAGCCTGCGAGTCTTTACATGGCATTAGTCTAAGTCTTGAGGAAAAGCTAAGGGTTGCTTTTGAGTTTGAGCCACATCCGGACAACCTGCTTCCTGCCTTTCTTGGTGGCTTTGTGGTCTGTGCAAGCTCTGAGGAGGGTGTTAGGTTTCTAAGGCTTGACTTCCCAGAGGAGCTAAAGGTGGTGGTATGTGTGCCAGACTTTGAGCTTTCCACCCAGAGGGCAAGGGAGGTGCTAAGAAAAGAGGTCTCTTTAAAGGATGCGGTCTTTAACCTGCAAAGGTCTGCTCTTTTTGTGGGTGCAATTCTTACGAGGAGCTTTGAACTTTTGAAAGAGGCAGTTAAGGACAAACTTCATCAACCCTACAGGTCTGAGCTAATACCAGGCTTTTGGAAAGTGCTCCAGAAGGCTTACGAGGCTGGTGCTTTGGCGGTCTTTCTGAGCGGTGCGGGTCCTTCTGTGGCAAGTCTGTGTATTGACGAGGCGGAAAAGGTGGGCTCTGCCATGGTTCAAGCCTTCAAAGAGGAGGGTATAAACTCAAGGTATATAACGCTCCGAGCCTCCAAAGAGGGTGCAAGATGTGAGAGTTTTAACCCTTGA
- a CDS encoding CZB domain-containing protein — protein MVDVRFYMAQHELYIKRLKRAIESRGDFAHKECCRDTKENCCAFGQTFYRDIMPNLEDFPEPIREVILQVEKVHCEFHEIGKQIDTENPDEALVKEMQDTSLTLYQLLMRLERMLIGVKKV, from the coding sequence ATGGTAGACGTGAGATTTTACATGGCTCAGCACGAGCTTTATATCAAGAGGCTAAAAAGGGCTATAGAGTCAAGAGGAGATTTCGCCCACAAGGAGTGTTGTAGGGATACAAAGGAAAACTGCTGTGCCTTTGGTCAAACCTTTTATAGGGATATAATGCCAAACCTTGAGGATTTTCCAGAGCCAATAAGAGAGGTTATATTGCAGGTAGAAAAAGTCCACTGCGAATTCCATGAAATAGGCAAGCAAATAGACACCGAAAACCCAGACGAAGCCCTTGTTAAAGAGATGCAGGATACTTCCTTAACCCTTTATCAGCTTTTGATGAGGTTGGAACGCATGCTTATTGGGGTTAAAAAAGTTTAA
- a CDS encoding heavy metal translocating P-type ATPase, with the protein MTYKVEKLSPGRLRLTSYLFQYLHHPDETLRAYFSRFGGVRRVSYSRSSGRLILEYDTKNFDLIEFLSHIENTPRDVFLEDLSREKQSKQKEANGASRWLMLSTLGFLPYLMRGLLPTSLLAGMTLLLSKPVFEKAISSLRKGKLDVHMLDSSAIALASLTGSPLSAHTMVFLLALGDYLSERVERKAYEKIEKLFSYKEDTAWLMIGNGQAVKVKALDLKRGDLIAVYAGEKIPADGVVEEGDALVNQASLTGESNPVHKKTGDKVFAGTFVEDGKLYIRVEEVGEETVVAKIAKIVEESIKEPINIQRMAEETANRLVMPTIGLGALSYITSGQISRLTSTLIIDYHTGIHLATPLTVLSSVAQASTYGILIKSGGKLEALSRVDTFVMDKTGTLTVGHPVIEDVVGLEVSEDETLLYSASLEQRITHPVARAIVKLAEAKGLELLPRENSQYHIGLGIEGELNGTKFMLGSTRFMQKKKIRISQEIRSLVDKFHSEAKSVLYLVRERKIVGLLTFRDPLREDAKDVVAELKRRGKRVVLCTGDNEGIAKYMAKELGIEEYYARVFPAEKAKVVEKLKKQGRVVAFVGDGVNDSPALSVADVGISLRSGTDIAIEVADVVIGDSLWHLVDVVDIAERTIRKLKTIYRLNGLANTVGLIGSALGLFGPSVSTLINNGTTVLLGLYSIKNPKEVKSHGREEGPCTRA; encoded by the coding sequence ATGACCTACAAGGTAGAAAAGCTATCTCCTGGAAGACTGAGGCTTACCTCATACCTCTTTCAGTATCTACATCATCCTGACGAGACCTTAAGGGCTTACTTTTCAAGGTTTGGTGGTGTAAGGAGGGTGAGCTATTCAAGATCTTCTGGAAGGCTTATCCTTGAGTATGACACAAAGAACTTTGACCTTATAGAGTTTCTAAGCCATATTGAAAACACACCTCGTGATGTCTTTCTTGAGGACCTATCAAGGGAAAAGCAAAGCAAACAAAAAGAGGCTAATGGAGCTTCTCGTTGGCTTATGCTTAGCACCTTGGGCTTTCTGCCCTACCTTATGAGGGGTCTTCTGCCCACCTCCTTGCTCGCAGGCATGACCCTGCTCCTTTCCAAGCCTGTTTTTGAAAAGGCGATTAGCTCTCTTAGAAAGGGTAAACTGGACGTGCATATGCTTGACTCCTCTGCCATAGCATTGGCAAGCCTTACAGGCAGTCCACTCTCTGCCCATACCATGGTCTTTCTCCTTGCCCTCGGTGATTACCTCTCTGAAAGGGTGGAAAGGAAGGCTTATGAGAAGATTGAAAAGCTCTTTTCTTACAAAGAGGACACTGCTTGGCTTATGATAGGCAACGGTCAGGCGGTAAAGGTAAAAGCCCTTGACCTCAAAAGGGGAGACCTTATAGCGGTCTACGCAGGGGAGAAGATACCAGCGGACGGTGTAGTGGAAGAGGGAGATGCCCTTGTAAATCAAGCATCTCTTACAGGAGAATCTAACCCTGTCCACAAAAAGACGGGAGACAAGGTCTTTGCAGGAACCTTTGTGGAAGATGGCAAGCTCTACATAAGGGTGGAAGAGGTAGGAGAAGAGACGGTAGTGGCAAAGATAGCCAAGATAGTGGAAGAGAGCATAAAAGAGCCCATAAACATCCAAAGGATGGCAGAAGAAACAGCCAATAGATTGGTTATGCCCACAATAGGTCTTGGTGCTCTCTCTTATATCACAAGCGGTCAAATAAGCAGGCTCACTTCAACACTAATAATAGACTATCACACCGGCATTCACCTTGCCACACCTCTGACAGTGCTCTCCAGCGTGGCACAGGCTTCCACCTATGGCATCCTCATAAAGAGCGGTGGAAAACTTGAGGCTCTCTCAAGGGTAGACACCTTTGTGATGGACAAGACGGGCACTCTAACGGTGGGGCATCCAGTCATAGAAGATGTGGTGGGTCTTGAGGTTTCAGAGGATGAGACCCTTCTGTATTCTGCTTCTCTTGAGCAGAGGATAACTCATCCGGTGGCAAGGGCTATAGTAAAGCTCGCAGAAGCAAAAGGCTTGGAGCTCCTGCCAAGAGAAAACTCTCAATACCACATAGGTCTTGGAATAGAGGGTGAGCTAAATGGCACGAAGTTTATGCTTGGAAGCACGCGCTTTATGCAGAAAAAGAAGATAAGGATAAGCCAAGAAATAAGAAGCCTTGTGGACAAGTTTCACTCAGAGGCAAAGTCTGTGCTGTATCTTGTGAGAGAGAGAAAGATAGTAGGGCTTCTTACCTTCAGAGACCCTCTCAGGGAAGATGCAAAGGATGTGGTGGCGGAGCTAAAAAGAAGGGGCAAAAGGGTGGTGCTTTGCACGGGAGACAATGAGGGCATAGCCAAGTATATGGCAAAGGAGCTTGGTATAGAGGAGTATTATGCAAGGGTATTCCCTGCGGAGAAGGCAAAGGTGGTGGAAAAGCTCAAAAAACAGGGAAGGGTGGTAGCCTTTGTGGGTGATGGTGTAAACGATTCGCCTGCTCTTTCTGTTGCGGACGTGGGTATTTCTCTGAGGAGCGGGACGGATATAGCTATAGAGGTGGCGGACGTGGTTATAGGGGACAGCCTTTGGCATCTTGTGGATGTGGTGGACATAGCGGAAAGAACTATAAGAAAATTAAAGACCATATACAGATTAAACGGTCTTGCAAACACGGTGGGTCTTATTGGGTCCGCCTTGGGACTCTTTGGTCCCTCAGTTTCAACGCTTATAAACAACGGCACTACAGTGCTGTTGGGCTTATATTCCATAAAAAACCCTAAGGAGGTGAAAAGCCATGGAAGAGAAGAAGGACCTTGCACAAGAGCTTGA
- a CDS encoding type III pantothenate kinase has protein sequence MRVLTLDVGNTSVDVCLFEGSLKYVGKHSHKDVPLLSADLVLVSSVKPSANNIILEKYPHARFIRAEDVPLQSAFEGKERVGIDRLLNLYGAVQLFSKDVVVASFGTAVVLDLAIDGVFQGGFITLGVGTGLECLSQRAELIPKLELKKTIATIGKDTETAILGGFYKQYFYFLEGCLREWQKAYGKSLSLVLTGGDGWLFEELGIYEPLLIHKAMLLLLGFYSKPL, from the coding sequence GTGAGAGTTTTAACCCTTGATGTGGGAAATACCTCAGTGGACGTGTGCCTCTTTGAGGGTTCTTTGAAGTATGTGGGTAAACACAGCCATAAGGACGTGCCACTCTTGAGTGCAGACCTTGTGCTCGTGTCCTCTGTTAAACCCTCAGCGAACAATATCATCCTTGAAAAATACCCCCATGCGAGGTTTATAAGGGCGGAGGATGTGCCACTTCAAAGTGCCTTTGAGGGAAAGGAGAGAGTGGGCATAGACAGATTGCTCAACCTTTACGGAGCGGTCCAGCTCTTTTCAAAGGACGTAGTGGTAGCCAGCTTTGGCACTGCGGTAGTCTTAGACTTGGCGATAGATGGTGTATTTCAAGGTGGCTTTATAACTCTTGGTGTGGGCACTGGGCTTGAATGCCTTTCTCAAAGGGCGGAGTTAATTCCAAAGTTAGAGTTAAAAAAGACCATAGCCACCATAGGTAAAGATACAGAGACTGCAATTCTCGGTGGGTTTTATAAGCAGTATTTTTATTTCCTTGAGGGATGTTTGAGAGAATGGCAAAAAGCCTATGGCAAGAGCCTTAGTCTTGTGCTAACTGGTGGCGACGGATGGCTCTTCGAGGAGCTTGGCATATACGAACCTCTTCTTATCCACAAGGCTATGCTTCTTCTTTTAGGCTTTTATAGTAAGCCTTTATAA
- a CDS encoding HDIG domain-containing metalloprotein, with translation MQELIFEKGIKHTAHGLNFYMTYFDDIARVLPREAYCFIVGGWVRDRFLGEPVGYHIDVDLLVTCDPRETAKKLAERIGGSYFEFEKKGLLRRPTIATVVLRLPPYKYRFDFAQIKGRDLEKALVEDLLSRDFTANAMAVSIDDVLSIGAKQTLIYDPAHGVEDLEQGLLRPVSFKNLEEDPVRILRGFRLAVEKGLELTEDFYEFVKKKKHLVKKAPAERINLELFKILRHPKSYRVLKDLYAHGVLQELFPDTDRWKEIRDQGEHHIYPLEEHVFRVLEALEGVIQERDIYLPAELLENFGEMEVHGEFSDIELLKLSALFHDIAKPHTFEVREGKITFYNHDKLGAELVRGYGKAYKWGELATEFVARLVREHLRPFYLRESLSKGQLTDRGRANFWRECGDIAGHLFLHAIADAIGSGDQEVEIKKLLETIHDLVSFKREKLSKVSIEALLDGREIMQTLGIAQGPLVGKLKKALEEAQLEGKVKTKEEALEFIKAYYKSLKEEA, from the coding sequence ATGCAGGAGCTTATCTTTGAGAAAGGTATAAAGCATACCGCGCACGGACTTAACTTTTATATGACCTACTTTGACGATATTGCAAGGGTTCTACCGAGGGAAGCCTACTGTTTTATAGTGGGTGGTTGGGTAAGAGATAGGTTTCTGGGTGAGCCTGTGGGATACCATATAGATGTAGACCTTTTGGTAACCTGCGACCCAAGAGAAACCGCCAAAAAGCTCGCAGAGAGGATAGGTGGCTCTTACTTTGAATTTGAGAAAAAGGGACTGCTTAGGAGACCTACCATAGCGACAGTGGTTCTGAGACTTCCACCCTACAAGTATCGTTTTGACTTTGCTCAGATAAAGGGTAGAGACTTAGAAAAGGCTCTGGTGGAAGACCTGCTTTCAAGGGACTTTACCGCCAACGCTATGGCGGTTAGCATAGATGATGTGCTTAGCATAGGTGCAAAGCAAACCCTAATCTACGACCCAGCTCATGGCGTAGAGGACTTAGAGCAGGGGCTTTTGAGACCTGTTTCTTTCAAAAACCTTGAGGAAGACCCAGTAAGGATACTACGGGGCTTTCGCCTTGCGGTAGAAAAGGGGCTTGAGCTTACCGAAGATTTTTACGAGTTTGTAAAGAAAAAGAAGCATCTTGTAAAGAAGGCACCAGCCGAGAGGATAAATCTTGAGCTTTTCAAAATCCTTAGACATCCTAAAAGCTATAGGGTGCTCAAAGACCTATACGCACATGGAGTTTTGCAGGAGCTTTTCCCAGACACAGACCGTTGGAAGGAGATAAGAGACCAGGGGGAGCATCACATATACCCTCTTGAAGAGCATGTCTTTAGGGTGCTTGAAGCCCTTGAAGGGGTTATACAGGAGAGGGACATATACCTGCCTGCGGAGCTTTTGGAAAACTTTGGGGAAATGGAAGTGCATGGTGAGTTCTCTGACATTGAGCTACTTAAACTTTCCGCACTCTTTCATGACATTGCCAAGCCTCATACCTTTGAGGTGAGAGAAGGTAAGATAACCTTTTACAACCACGATAAGCTGGGTGCGGAGCTGGTAAGGGGCTATGGCAAAGCCTACAAATGGGGTGAGCTAGCAACAGAGTTTGTGGCAAGGCTTGTGAGAGAGCACCTAAGACCCTTCTACCTGAGGGAGTCCCTCTCTAAAGGACAGCTTACGGACAGAGGAAGGGCGAACTTTTGGAGAGAGTGTGGAGACATAGCAGGTCATCTCTTTTTGCATGCCATTGCGGACGCTATAGGTAGTGGTGACCAAGAGGTGGAGATAAAGAAACTTCTTGAGACTATACATGACTTGGTGAGCTTTAAAAGAGAAAAACTTTCAAAAGTCTCAATAGAAGCCCTGCTTGATGGAAGGGAGATAATGCAGACCCTTGGTATAGCTCAGGGTCCTCTTGTGGGAAAGCTCAAGAAAGCTCTTGAGGAAGCACAGTTGGAGGGTAAGGTAAAGACCAAAGAGGAAGCCCTTGAGTTTATAAAGGCTTACTATAAAAGCCTAAAAGAAGAAGCATAG
- a CDS encoding SCP2 sterol-binding domain-containing protein, translated as MKANTEDYIRELKLLAHHIQETHGEVLKNIQEPILLEVELPEREIALFIISSEGIRQAISTQEAKNVVKVNYKDLMRLVEKPSRIIRYIFEGRVRIKGDYQRILSILQNLL; from the coding sequence TTGAAAGCGAATACTGAAGACTACATAAGGGAGCTTAAACTTCTTGCTCATCATATACAGGAGACGCACGGAGAAGTTCTCAAAAACATACAAGAACCCATCTTACTTGAAGTGGAGCTTCCTGAGAGAGAGATCGCACTATTTATCATAAGCTCCGAAGGAATTCGTCAAGCCATTAGCACTCAGGAAGCTAAAAATGTGGTAAAAGTAAACTACAAAGACCTTATGAGGCTCGTGGAAAAACCCTCAAGGATAATCCGCTACATCTTTGAAGGGAGGGTAAGAATAAAGGGAGACTACCAAAGAATTCTCTCCATCCTACAAAATCTTCTCTAA